Proteins encoded together in one Stigmatella aurantiaca window:
- a CDS encoding precorrin-2 dehydrogenase/sirohydrochlorin ferrochelatase family protein: MASVSLADYPVCLQLRGKPVLLIGAGLIAEGRALQLLEAGARLRMIAPGATDALRRLAAEGRLELLERAYTPGDAAGQALVFVATDDRRVSVAVAEETRARGILLNAADEPDLCDFTLPSVGRRGPITVAVSTQGMAPALARALRRQLLEGIGRHHVWIARLSGHFREHLPRGAGRSRLLKRLVDDDIGGHLARGERRSAWTRIREELKALGEKT, translated from the coding sequence ATGGCCTCTGTGTCCCTCGCTGATTACCCCGTCTGCCTGCAACTGCGGGGCAAGCCCGTGCTGCTCATCGGTGCAGGCCTCATCGCCGAGGGCCGCGCCCTGCAACTGCTGGAGGCGGGCGCCCGGCTGCGGATGATCGCCCCCGGGGCCACGGACGCCCTGCGGCGCCTGGCGGCCGAGGGCCGACTGGAGCTGCTGGAGCGCGCCTATACTCCCGGAGACGCCGCCGGCCAGGCGCTCGTCTTCGTGGCCACGGATGACCGCCGGGTGAGCGTGGCGGTGGCCGAGGAGACGCGGGCGCGCGGCATCCTGCTGAACGCCGCGGATGAGCCGGACCTGTGTGACTTCACCCTGCCCTCCGTGGGCCGGCGCGGGCCCATCACCGTGGCGGTCTCCACCCAGGGCATGGCCCCGGCGCTGGCGCGGGCGCTGCGGCGGCAACTGCTGGAGGGCATCGGGCGCCACCACGTGTGGATCGCCCGGCTGAGTGGCCACTTCCGGGAGCACCTGCCCCGGGGCGCGGGCCGGAGCCGGCTGCTGAAGCGGCTGGTGGACGATGACATTGGCGGGCACCTGGCGCGCGGAGAGCGCCGGTCCGCGTGGACGCGTATTCGTGAGGAGCTGAAGGCCTTGGGAGAGAAGACATGA